The genomic DNA ATGTTCGAGACCGACGATTTCAACTCCTATCCGGTCGTGGACGACGGACAGGTGGTGGGAATCGTCACCAAATTCGACATCCTGAAGTGCTTCGCCTTCACGCCGAGCCAGATGCTGCCGCGCTATCACGACCTGATGAGCCGCAAGGTCGGCGACGTCATGACGCCCGAATTCATCTATGTCAGTCCCGACACGCGCCTGACGCGCGTGCTCCAGATCATGGTCGAACACCGCATCCGGAGCATCATCGTGCTCGACAGCGCGCAGAAGCTGGTCGGAATCATCGCCCGCGAGGACGTCATCGCAGCACTCAAGGCGACAGCGCAGGACTGACGGACCATCCCTGATCGAGATTCATCGTCGCCTCCGGGAATCTACGGAGGCGGCTTCCGTTCGCGTGTGTCACGCCGGGCCGGCGTCCTCGTGCGCCGCGATCTTCGAGGGAACGGGCAAGATCGTCGACGGATCCGAAGAACTTAAGTGCTGCTCTTGATTGAAATCAATTCCCGGTGAGAGCGGATGTGGTTTCTGGCGCTGTGTTCTTTCAGAGAGAATCCGCATGAGCCAGCCCTCCATGTCCAAATCCATGACCATCGGTGAAAGCGGCCTGGCTGTCGTGTTCGCAGTCACCGCCTTCCTCTGCGTGATCGCCGCAGCCAAGGCGCTCGATGCGCCCTTCGCCTTCCATGCCGCGCTCAGCGCGGCGGCGAGCCTGGCCGCGGTGTTCGTCATCGTCAACCGCTACCTCGATCGCCCGGCGGCGCTGCCGCCGGAGGAGATCAACGGTCGCCCCAACTACAATATGGGTCCGATCAAGTTCTCCTCCTTCATGGCGATGTTCTGGGGCATTGCCGGCTTCCTGGTCGGCCTCATCATCGCCTCGCAGCTGGCCTGGCCCGCGCTGAACTTCGATCTGC from Bradyrhizobium sp. CCBAU 53351 includes the following:
- a CDS encoding HPP family protein, translated to MYKFLEQTVDGYMTRNVKAVQRDRDLLELSEMFETDDFNSYPVVDDGQVVGIVTKFDILKCFAFTPSQMLPRYHDLMSRKVGDVMTPEFIYVSPDTRLTRVLQIMVEHRIRSIIVLDSAQKLVGIIAREDVIAALKATAQD